TTTTTGACAACATCTTCTACCAAAGCAGGCAGAGGAAACACCGTAATCTCCAGTTCCTTTCTTCCTGCCTGCAATTTGGCCATATCAAGTATATCATTTATTAAAGCCAGCAATTGATGGCTGTTGCGTTCGATATCGTACAGGTACTCTTTTTGCTGCGCAGTCAGTTCCCCGGCAATTCCTTCCAACAGCAATTCGTTAAAAGCCATTATAGATGTCAAAGGAGTTTTTAATTCGTGACTGACGCTGGCCAAAAACTCGGACTTGACTTCATTGGCCTTTTGTAATTGGATATTTGCTTCTTTTAATCTTTGCTTCTGCTTGCTAAGGTTTTCATTGGCTTTAATCAAATCCCTGGTTCGGGCTTCTACCTTATTTTCCAACTCCTGATAGTATTCCTTTAATTTTTTTGCCATTGATTCAAATTCCCGGGCCAACAGCTTTATTTCCCCCGGAGCATTAATTTCGGGGAAATTATTATCTAAATTACCCTGGCCAATTTCAGTGGCGATGGCGGTAAGCTGGTAAAGAGGCCTGGCCACCATTTTATGCATTACCGCAAAAACACAGCCCAAAGTCAAAATAATTAATAAGGCGGTAACCAGCAGGTGTGCAAGAATATCTGTACGCAGGTTCTCTTGAAAAGCGTGCATGGGAATATTTAAACTGATAGCGCCTGCCAGTTCCCCCAAGGTATGTTTTTGGAGGTTGCTTAACCCTAAATCGGCTAAACCTTCGTTATGGCAATTTAAACAACCTTCCTCAATATAGATGGGAACCGTATAAGTAAAAATCCTATTGCCGTTTATACCCCGAGTACCCCAGGCTTCATTCAGGCCTTTGTCCTTCTTTAGCTGTTC
This region of Zhaonella formicivorans genomic DNA includes:
- a CDS encoding sensor histidine kinase, whose product is MYPVKNKLSTRLMLIISLITLVIMATDFIWNMERAKERAEQELRDKARVISTQFLAIRSFIAEKRAEDQQSLALEYKHLDPVAVEKNINDAFGKDIKVSFKEIWLTATKDCNMADEFERNLIEQLKKDKGLNEAWGTRGINGNRIFTYTVPIYIEEGCLNCHNEGLADLGLSNLQKHTLGELAGAISLNIPMHAFQENLRTDILAHLLVTALLIILTLGCVFAVMHKMVARPLYQLTAIATEIGQGNLDNNFPEINAPGEIKLLAREFESMAKKLKEYYQELENKVEARTRDLIKANENLSKQKQRLKEANIQLQKANEVKSEFLASVSHELKTPLTSIMAFNELLLEGIAGELTAQQKEYLYDIERNSHQLLALINDILDMAKLQAGRKELEITVFPLPALVEDVVKKVMPLLIKKEQQLIIDLEDDLPYVEADRAKVEQILTNLLNNANKFTPMGGKISIHAVKDSKNGKLEVAVNDTGPGIKKEEQGIIFEAFRQVNGSNTRTHGGSGLGLALAKKLVELHGCKIWVESEYGRGSTFRFTIPAAGKIPRQGEG